Proteins encoded by one window of Nitrospiria bacterium:
- a CDS encoding decaprenyl-phosphate phosphoribosyltransferase gives MTVHPSEQVIPAVKKPASLTVALWTGLRPLDWIKNLFVLAPLLFSGHLFTAELVSKTLLGFILFCILSSGAYLFNDVMDRKEDQYHPGKVLRPIAAGQLPAALAGVVAFGLILTGLIGAFVLDVRFGMIAAVFSLLHLAYSFGLKDWVIVDVLLIAAGFVLRVLGGAALVAVVPSAWIILCTMLLSLFLGFSKRRHELVLLGDQAVAHRKVLRQYSVTFLDQMIGAVLAATVVSYALYTINNGPLQIYSVFFVLYGMFRYLYLIHHRGHGGHAAESFLTDRPLLATVVGWTLFMLWDIYG, from the coding sequence ATGACCGTTCATCCGTCCGAACAGGTTATCCCGGCCGTCAAAAAGCCGGCTTCGTTGACCGTCGCATTGTGGACCGGACTCCGTCCATTGGACTGGATCAAAAACCTTTTTGTTCTGGCGCCTCTCCTTTTTTCCGGTCACCTTTTTACCGCCGAGTTGGTTTCAAAAACATTGTTGGGCTTCATTCTTTTCTGTATCCTCTCCAGCGGGGCCTACCTGTTCAATGACGTCATGGACCGCAAGGAGGATCAATACCATCCGGGAAAAGTGCTTCGCCCTATCGCTGCGGGTCAGCTGCCGGCGGCCTTGGCCGGCGTGGTCGCCTTTGGACTGATTTTGACCGGCTTGATCGGGGCCTTTGTGCTGGATGTCCGCTTCGGGATGATCGCCGCCGTTTTCAGTCTCCTGCACCTGGCCTATTCCTTCGGTCTCAAAGATTGGGTGATCGTCGATGTCCTTCTCATCGCCGCGGGATTTGTCCTGAGGGTTTTGGGCGGGGCGGCGCTGGTTGCCGTCGTCCCATCGGCCTGGATCATCCTGTGCACCATGCTGCTCTCCTTATTTTTAGGATTTTCCAAGCGACGACACGAGTTGGTTCTTTTGGGTGACCAGGCGGTTGCCCATCGGAAAGTGCTCCGGCAGTATTCCGTGACTTTCTTGGACCAGATGATCGGCGCGGTCTTGGCCGCAACCGTCGTATCCTATGCGTTGTACACGATTAACAACGGCCCGCTCCAAATCTATTCGGTCTTCTTTGTCTTATACGGAATGTTTCGCTATCTTTACTTGATTCATCACCGGGGCCACGGCGGCCATGCAGCCGAGTCTTTCTTGACCGATCGCCCGCTGCTGGCCACCGTGGTGGGGTGGACCCTGTTCATGTTATGGGACATCTACGGGTGA
- a CDS encoding winged helix-turn-helix transcriptional regulator — MLNRESLHTLQILDEVATGKPLTQRDLSNKLGIALGMTNNYLKRLAREGYIQIIQAERKRLHYLLTPKGIAEKSALTYRYIKRSYQFFTDARRKLEVFFLDLEKAGVRSIVLYKATVIAEIAVLVLQDRSIQLLTIVDDATAGTTFLGYGIDPVKSLADLKFDRVLVTTEEPTEKVADHLAVYGVKRDRVCSLY; from the coding sequence TTGCTCAATCGCGAGTCCCTGCATACCCTCCAGATCCTGGATGAGGTCGCCACCGGCAAACCCCTGACCCAACGCGATCTGAGCAACAAACTCGGGATCGCCCTGGGAATGACGAACAATTACCTGAAGCGTTTGGCGCGGGAAGGCTACATTCAGATTATTCAAGCCGAACGAAAACGCCTTCACTATCTCCTGACCCCGAAAGGCATCGCGGAGAAAAGCGCGCTGACCTACCGTTACATCAAACGATCCTATCAATTTTTTACCGACGCCCGCCGAAAACTGGAGGTGTTTTTTCTCGACCTGGAAAAAGCCGGCGTCCGCTCGATCGTGCTTTACAAGGCCACCGTGATCGCCGAGATCGCGGTGTTGGTGCTGCAGGACCGTTCGATTCAACTTCTCACGATCGTCGACGACGCGACGGCCGGTACAACATTTTTAGGATATGGAATCGATCCGGTCAAGTCGCTGGCCGATCTGAAATTCGACCGTGTGCTGGTGACCACCGAAGAACCGACTGAAAAAGTTGCGGACCATCTGGCCGTCTACGGGGTAAAAAGGGACCGGGTTTGTTCACTATACTAA
- a CDS encoding flippase: MWVSYLPQKIRSRLEGRNTLQKVASNTGWLLADKVLRMGVGLVVMAWVARYLGPDRFGIYNYAVAFVALFSAVSALGLDPIVVRDILRDPEHTDETLGTAFLLKLMGGTSAFLISVCTMTWLRPTDSLTRWLVGLIAAGLIVQAFDSIDFWFQSQIQSKYTVYAKSAAFFLANIGKIVLVMLKAPLIAFACVGLAEIAIGATGLIAVNAWRGRTLKNWRWNAARARQLLRDGWPLSVSGIVILIYMRIDQVMLGELATNRDVGNFSAAVQLVEAWYFIPMIISTSLFPVIVESKKLDKTVYEARIQRLYDLMIWIAIGLALLVSILSRPVVSILFGPEYGGAAPVLSLQAWMAAAVFFGVARQQWLTSEGHLKDGMLFEIAAVLLNVGCNMILIPAYGAIGAASASLITAYGANLLVAVYSRPIRRSVKMYLVSLTLPMRFIKRLCAA, from the coding sequence ATGTGGGTTTCATATCTCCCCCAAAAAATCCGATCCAGGCTGGAAGGCCGGAACACCCTTCAAAAGGTGGCGTCCAACACCGGCTGGCTTCTGGCCGACAAGGTGCTCCGGATGGGTGTCGGTCTGGTGGTCATGGCCTGGGTGGCCCGTTACCTGGGTCCGGACCGATTCGGAATTTATAATTACGCCGTCGCGTTCGTTGCCCTGTTCTCCGCCGTTTCCGCCTTGGGGCTGGATCCGATCGTTGTCCGGGACATCCTCCGTGATCCCGAGCACACCGATGAAACGCTCGGAACCGCTTTCCTTCTCAAATTGATGGGGGGCACGTCGGCCTTCCTGATTTCGGTCTGCACGATGACCTGGTTGCGGCCGACGGACAGCTTGACCCGCTGGCTGGTGGGCCTTATCGCCGCCGGCTTGATCGTCCAGGCTTTTGACTCGATTGATTTTTGGTTCCAATCGCAAATTCAGTCCAAATATACGGTTTATGCCAAGAGCGCCGCCTTCTTCTTGGCCAATATCGGCAAAATCGTTCTGGTCATGTTAAAGGCGCCGTTGATCGCTTTTGCGTGTGTCGGTCTTGCCGAGATCGCCATTGGAGCGACAGGGCTGATCGCGGTAAACGCGTGGCGGGGGCGCACACTCAAAAATTGGCGTTGGAATGCGGCCAGAGCGCGGCAGCTTCTTAGAGACGGTTGGCCGCTCAGCGTGTCGGGCATCGTGATCCTGATCTACATGCGGATTGATCAAGTGATGCTGGGAGAACTGGCCACCAACCGGGATGTGGGGAATTTCTCCGCGGCGGTTCAACTGGTCGAGGCTTGGTACTTTATTCCCATGATCATCTCCACGTCTCTGTTCCCGGTGATCGTCGAGTCCAAGAAGCTGGACAAGACCGTTTATGAAGCACGGATTCAAAGACTGTACGATCTGATGATCTGGATCGCCATTGGGCTGGCTTTGTTGGTTTCGATTTTATCGCGCCCGGTTGTCTCGATTCTGTTCGGTCCCGAATATGGCGGCGCGGCGCCGGTTCTTTCACTGCAAGCCTGGATGGCCGCCGCGGTTTTTTTTGGTGTCGCGAGACAGCAGTGGCTGACCTCCGAAGGTCATTTAAAAGACGGCATGCTTTTTGAAATCGCGGCTGTTCTTTTAAATGTCGGATGCAATATGATTTTGATCCCCGCCTACGGAGCGATCGGGGCCGCGTCGGCCTCTCTGATCACCGCTTACGGCGCCAACCTTCTCGTAGCCGTCTACTCCAGGCCGATCCGGCGCAGTGTCAAGATGTACCTCGTCAGTCTTACACTTCCCATGCGGTTTATAAAGAGATTATGTGCGGCATAG
- the asnB gene encoding asparagine synthase (glutamine-hydrolyzing) has protein sequence MCGIAGIYNVDNKPVSNEAIRKMTEVIRHRGPDGSGIYRDGNVGLGHRRLSILDLSDNGVQPLTYGDGKYWIVFNGEIYNFLEIRRDLTAKGHRFRSETDTEVLVAAYAQWGADCLTKFNGMWAFAIYDRTERVLFLSRDRFGIKPLYYAFDGKCFLFGSEMKALLAFPDRGREVSGPNIRAELQDPFSLEGGEETLWKGIKRLEPGHSLIVKPTGVRKLNWWSTRDHLRPVPSTLEEQAEEFRSLFLDAVRLRMRSDVPIATCLSGGLDSSSVACAMSKIFSESSVGLERTPGDWQRAFVHIFPETPLDEKSYADEIARHAGIKPVYIETKPEEYLQSLEKVVYHSEDLYGGLLTPAYNVYKAAREHAVKVTLDGHGADEMMAGYNHYVGYAMADAFRTRRLRRYLRLISMQLGMIRGSQNPVIPAVLGSIYRSSPFLQRLYPKHVRNNTVAGRRREGESEHPTPFHETLRRNLYFDFHKTILPAILRNFDRMSMAHGVEVRMPFMDWRLVTYVFSLPSESLIGRGHAKLILKWAMGGILPESIRWRKRKIGFNAPMVDLFRGPLRSWIEDMISSEDFLHSEFFEGTKIRSEFQRKSKQGMTWDDAYRLWPFINLALWTRLFLKGPMIPAGT, from the coding sequence ATGTGCGGCATAGCCGGGATATACAACGTCGACAACAAGCCCGTGTCGAATGAGGCGATCAGAAAAATGACGGAGGTCATCCGCCACCGGGGTCCGGACGGCTCCGGTATTTATAGGGACGGAAACGTCGGGCTGGGACACCGGAGACTCTCCATTCTCGATCTTTCCGATAACGGCGTCCAGCCCCTGACTTACGGGGACGGAAAATATTGGATCGTCTTCAACGGAGAGATCTACAACTTTCTGGAGATCCGGCGAGACCTGACGGCCAAAGGCCATCGCTTTCGTTCCGAAACGGACACGGAAGTCTTGGTCGCCGCCTACGCGCAGTGGGGAGCGGACTGCCTCACGAAATTCAATGGGATGTGGGCCTTTGCAATCTATGACCGAACGGAGCGGGTCTTGTTTCTTTCAAGAGACCGATTCGGCATCAAGCCCCTTTATTATGCGTTCGACGGAAAATGCTTTCTTTTCGGCTCCGAAATGAAAGCGCTTCTGGCGTTTCCGGATCGGGGCCGCGAGGTGAGCGGCCCAAACATTCGTGCGGAGCTCCAGGATCCCTTCAGTCTGGAAGGAGGAGAGGAAACCCTTTGGAAGGGGATCAAGCGCCTCGAGCCCGGCCACAGTCTCATCGTCAAGCCGACGGGCGTCCGAAAATTGAACTGGTGGTCCACCCGCGACCATCTGAGACCGGTGCCCTCCACGCTGGAAGAACAGGCCGAGGAGTTCCGGTCGCTTTTTCTGGACGCGGTGCGACTGCGAATGCGCAGCGACGTTCCCATTGCCACCTGCCTCAGCGGGGGACTAGACTCCAGTTCGGTCGCGTGCGCCATGTCGAAGATTTTTTCGGAATCGAGCGTGGGACTCGAGAGAACGCCGGGGGATTGGCAGAGGGCGTTTGTACACATTTTTCCGGAAACCCCCCTCGATGAAAAGTCCTATGCCGATGAAATCGCCCGGCACGCCGGAATCAAACCCGTTTATATTGAGACGAAACCGGAAGAGTACCTTCAAAGCCTGGAAAAGGTTGTCTACCATTCGGAGGACCTTTACGGAGGCCTGCTCACGCCGGCGTATAACGTCTACAAGGCGGCCCGTGAGCACGCGGTGAAAGTGACTTTGGATGGTCACGGCGCCGATGAAATGATGGCGGGTTACAACCACTATGTCGGTTATGCCATGGCCGACGCGTTTCGAACGCGCAGGCTCCGACGGTATCTTCGACTCATTTCGATGCAGCTGGGCATGATCCGCGGCTCACAGAACCCCGTGATCCCCGCGGTTCTCGGCTCGATCTACCGGTCGAGCCCCTTCTTACAAAGGCTATATCCAAAGCACGTTCGGAACAATACGGTCGCGGGCCGCCGACGCGAAGGCGAATCCGAACACCCAACGCCGTTCCACGAAACGCTTCGGCGCAACTTATATTTCGATTTTCATAAAACGATTCTCCCGGCGATCCTGCGCAACTTCGACCGAATGAGCATGGCCCACGGTGTCGAGGTACGAATGCCGTTCATGGACTGGAGACTGGTCACGTATGTTTTTTCACTGCCTTCGGAAAGCCTTATCGGCCGGGGCCACGCCAAGCTGATCCTGAAATGGGCGATGGGCGGGATTCTGCCGGAATCCATCCGCTGGCGAAAACGCAAAATCGGGTTCAACGCTCCGATGGTCGATCTCTTTCGCGGCCCCTTGCGGTCCTGGATCGAGGACATGATCAGCAGCGAAGATTTTCTTCATTCCGAATTCTTCGAGGGGACAAAAATACGGAGCGAGTTTCAACGGAAATCAAAACAGGGAATGACGTGGGACGACGCCTATCGACTATGGCCTTTTATCAATCTCGCTCTGTGGACCCGGCTCTTTTTAAAGGGTCCGATGATCCCGGCGGGGACGTAA
- a CDS encoding Gfo/Idh/MocA family oxidoreductase, whose product MKPKRKVAVLGAGKWGANLIRNVSFNDEIEFTGICDSDPETLKKISGHYPHVPAFDTYERMLEAGPDAVIIATPARRHYEHARKALLAGRHVLIEKPMAATPAEARELAALAQEKSVVLMVGHTFLYNNIVHEIKRRLDGRELGDVYYVYSRRLNLGHVRQDVDVMWNLAPHDISIINYLLSSRPQKVSAQGLSFIQKQKNISDVAFCKMDYPDGRSAHLHLSWIDPQKVRQLVIVGSEKMLVYDDTDPDKHIQIYDKSVEKKFTADVSDFADFSTRIRAGDLVIPNIRLTEPLSVEISHFVECTRNGTRPRTDSQNGLEVVCVLQALSDSLADGGSVAEVNYLSAS is encoded by the coding sequence ATGAAGCCAAAACGAAAAGTGGCCGTGTTGGGCGCCGGAAAGTGGGGAGCGAACCTGATTCGGAATGTCTCCTTCAATGACGAAATCGAATTTACGGGGATCTGCGATTCGGATCCGGAGACCTTAAAAAAAATTTCGGGGCACTATCCGCATGTTCCCGCGTTTGACACCTATGAACGGATGCTGGAGGCCGGCCCGGATGCCGTCATCATTGCGACCCCGGCAAGGCGGCATTACGAACACGCCCGGAAGGCGTTGCTGGCGGGGCGGCACGTCCTTATTGAAAAACCCATGGCCGCAACACCCGCGGAAGCGCGCGAGCTCGCGGCGCTGGCGCAAGAAAAATCGGTCGTTCTGATGGTCGGCCATACGTTTCTCTATAACAACATCGTCCATGAAATCAAGCGCCGGCTGGACGGACGCGAGCTGGGCGATGTGTATTACGTGTATTCCCGGCGACTGAACCTCGGCCACGTGAGACAGGACGTGGACGTGATGTGGAATCTCGCGCCCCATGATATCTCCATCATCAATTACCTGCTTTCCTCGCGACCTCAAAAGGTTTCGGCCCAAGGATTGAGTTTCATCCAAAAACAAAAGAATATTTCCGATGTGGCCTTCTGCAAGATGGATTACCCCGACGGCCGCAGCGCCCATCTTCACCTGTCCTGGATCGACCCGCAAAAGGTTCGTCAGCTGGTCATTGTCGGATCGGAGAAGATGCTGGTATATGACGACACCGATCCCGACAAACATATTCAAATTTACGACAAGTCGGTTGAAAAAAAATTCACGGCGGACGTATCCGACTTCGCCGATTTCAGTACGAGGATCCGGGCCGGCGATCTCGTCATTCCCAACATTCGGCTCACAGAGCCGTTGAGCGTAGAAATCTCCCACTTCGTGGAGTGCACCCGGAATGGAACACGGCCCAGGACAGACAGCCAAAACGGGCTTGAGGTGGTTTGCGTCCTTCAAGCGCTGAGCGACTCGCTGGCCGACGGCGGATCGGTCGCCGAGGTCAACTATCTCTCCGCATCCTGA